One Tachysurus vachellii isolate PV-2020 chromosome 14, HZAU_Pvac_v1, whole genome shotgun sequence genomic window, aatattattaaacaaatgttATTAGGATATTGCTTTGGCATGTGTTGATGTTAAATTGTTAGATGTTAAAGATCACTGCGTAATGTAGAAGGTATTAGAATATAAGTAAATGATTAGTGATGACCGAATAACATAACCATAAAGATAAATCCTCAATCTGAAATCATTAGAGGTAATGTTTGTCATTTCAAATCATTAGTGGGATGTTCATTTGAACATAAAGTTTATCTACTAGAACTAGAGCAAACTGTCTACCACAGATCTTATAGCTCTGTGTACTCTCAGCAGAACACAGTTTCACACAGTAAAACAATCCAGTGAACGAATGATTCAGATATGTGACTGAACTGTAGGCTGGTCTATCTGTTTCTAGCTATTTATCATACTAGTATGCATGTTTTTATATCCATTTACACCCACTTAAAAAAGTACTAAACTGTACCTACAGTATGCTACCCTTAATGGTTCATTTTCTGTACCTTGTACTGTGTCTCTATAATACCTCTTACTTTATATGCTAATAAATGGTGCTGAAGTGGACCTTAaggccagtttttttttattttgttttattaaattctaattctaatCATTTCTAAAGCCGTTCTATTCACTTTACACTTTGAAAAAGATACATGGCAGGGAAAGGTTCTGTATCTTTTTTCGTGTGTGTTGGGTAGATGACCGTTGCCAATATGGTGCCATTATCCACGCCTTTGTACCAATCTGATCTGAGTATTCAACACTGTGTATAGTGGTGTTGTgactcattttaatttttcttaaaTGCGTATTGTGCAAAGGCTGTGGTCTGTAATTaatctgtttacatttaaattcttttCACTTTGAAAGTCTATTTTCATTTGAACACCATTCATGTCATTTACTTTGTTCAGTTTTGCCATCAacgtctttcttttttactttgaaGTTCCCCATCAGATTTGAGTAAAGACATGCTTCCATCTGTGGAGTTAGGCTTCAGGCAAGGTTCACTGTCATGAGTGGTGTTTCAGTTGTCTGAACATGCTTTTAATCCATGGTTTTAGCAAATACCTGCTATGTTTAAAAGCCTTTATCAGCTTGATCCTCCACTGCTATTAGATGTTTTTTAGAGCAACCCTGTGCTTTCCCTGGAGCAACGCTTTTAATGCtcttattactttattaataaCATGGTGAATAATGTCAGTATGGATAAGCATTAAGTAATTGTCTGTTAATTGTAAATCTGTGTTCGACTGTGTATCTATGAACTGTAAGGATTTCTTACAGGGAGCTTTTTAAGTTATGAATTGGGGTATGCATTTTAATCAGTGTATAgatgcaggaaaaaaatgtatgtattgtatttgCATGGCTTCTGCTTTACCAAataacaagtcaagtcaagaagcttttattgtcatttcaaccatctATAccgtagctgttgcagtacacagacttttctccaggatcatggtgctacataaaacaaagacagagctataaggacttagtaagtaagtcctagatacataaaggtgcaacctggtgcaaacagtgcaggacaagacagacaagacagtgcagaacaatacataaaagacaataaacactaAATATCTACACTAAAATTGTAAAGCACTcggaggcgtgtgtgtgtacatcaatATTCACTATTAAGCATattgttataatatttatttagaattattcatataaataacCAGTCACATGGATTTACTTATATGGAAAATTGTTTAAATCCTTTAATATAGAATAAATGGTTTGGTTTCTGTGGCTTCTAACAAGAGAATAAGATTTGCCTAATACCCCTagtattaaaaatacaaaaaaactgaGAATGGATTACAGCACGTGTAAGAATCCTTTGGCTTGCAAACCGCGTGGTCACTAGCTAAACCCCGCCCCCCGGCCTTCTGATTGGTCCTTTACCTGGGCGGTGCTTTGACTGACTCCACAATTTCGTCCTCGTGTAATAgcggcggagagagagagaggacgcgCGAGACTCTGCTGCTGCGCGAGAGCGACATTACCAGCTTTGTCAAGATTTGATCTGTGATCGTGGCATATTGGATATGCACCCTCAGAAAAGCTCAAAAAGCGGATTAAAGTGTAAAATGGTCCTTCGGGCTGTAGGCAAGGTCCTTAGGTACAGTATCATCTCTCTTTTCTACCAACAGTGTTGTACTAAAACCCTTTGGACACAATAGTTACTGCATGAAGTGTGTTGTGGCTCAGTGTTAATGACAAAGTGCAGACATTACAGTTTATTCTTAGGCAGATGCACTGATTTAAGATGGggaagaattaataataataagaggagcctttttctctttctctctctctctcttcctctctctttctccctctctttctctctctctctctctctctctctctctctctctctcaagattGCGTGTGCACTCACATTGCCACTCAGATGCAAATGCGCTCTCACttacgcgcgcgcgcacacacacacggggggtGGGTGTAATAGTGAATTAGTGTCTCATAGTATTGCCTGCAAATGCATAACAAGAAGGACAGAAGAAATAAACctctcaatttttatttatttattttattttattttatttgtttttatttttttatggggGGTTCaaatcaattattattttattttttttaatttataaaaactaCTTACATGAGATCTTCATTATCATGTATCATCCTCAGAGCGATCACTTTCACTATGCTCACTATGTCCTGTGTTTATTGCGCTCACACACAGGTGCATGTTCCTTAAATTTGCTGAGTTGGAGGACAGATCGTAAAAGTCATGGGGGTTGgggggaatgtgtgtgtttgggggggttGTTAATATCCTGAAAAAGCtgtcagaattagaatcagaatcggtttattggccaagtgtgttgacacacacaagcaatttggttccagctgtctGTCAGTACTGTTGTGATGCTCATAAGCGCTTAACATAAAATTGCCTTGATGAATGCAGTGTCCTTTTTACACATCTGCAGTTCTTTACTGTAGAATGAACCAGATCCAATTTATTTCCCtaaatttttaattaacttcATATAGCTTGTCTAAGGCAAAAGCGTTTTGCTTCCAGAAACCTCTTCTGAAGTATACACCTTCTACTTCTACCTCGGGGTGTAGATTTGATTGTGGTTAAAGTTACgattatttacacatttgttTAATGAGTTTGCAGCTATGATAACTAACTCCATAAAGTCCACAGTGTTCTGACTGCTTGTCTAAAGAGAAGAGCAGACGGAATTGCAgcttatttttttgtcacttaaaGATCATTCATTGAACTCATCCTTTGAACTCAAAGTCGGATAGTCTGTACATCTCATCTGTATATCTGTAACAATAACCCAGAAGCCAATGGCAACGTATTATAGTTTTAATTCCTTATTTTACTAGAAGCCAATCGACCGTTAATTACGTTGATCCCTGACTTCAGCACAAAAGAAGAGGAGGCTTTTGTGGCCTTGGTTAGGTGGGATTGACATTTTCACTGCTGATCACGCCTGTAGTGTACTAATCACAGAAAGACTCGTTATTATGTAAATGGGGCACTACGGTGTGTGCAAATAGTTTTGAATAGAGGTTTGAATGCTTAAGACTTTGCCTAGTTTGATTTAAGTAATTTGACCTCTGAATGAAGAGCATGCCAagtttgtataataaaaaaggCATGTGTATAAGCCGTGTTTTTACTTTATCCATCATATTGTGATAAATGCAGCAGATGTCCTGAGTGGATATAAAGACAGCTTGTTTGCTGTTCTGGTTGGATGTCTGTGCCTGTTTAGTTGCTTAATTTAATGCCAACCATATGGTGCCAAAGAAGTTGCTCCTCATCTCCCTTCATTTATCTTTGAGACTGGACAGTGTATTGTTCAGCTTCACGTTCTGAGAGATTTTGCTTTgtggatgcaaaaaaaaaaacgttttcagATTTAGAAacttaattatgtttaataacaTGATTGTATAAATGAATGACATCCGCCCTTGTTTtctagttttgtttctttgacACTCCTGAACACTTCCGCATACTTGGTATGCAGATCTTATTTTTAGTAAAAGCTTCCTAAATGAAGCCGAATCATGCAAGcatacacaatgtacacatgGCTGGAAAATGTGGTTCGTATGCATGACCATTCACTACCTTCATGTTTTCGCAAAAAACCATTTGGACATCCAAAAGGCGCCATGACTGGTTTTTGTAACACAGGTTTTTTCATTTAGACGTTtcctttttttgtacatttctggGAAGCAGTTCTGTTTGTCAATTACATTGAGCAAGGCAAATTCTTAAGACATTAGCTAGTTATTGTAGGAGAATGAAAACGTCTAACTGCCAGCTGTTATTGTCCTTGCTTGCTTGCTGAATTGTTTCTTACTTAAATGCACTTTCAAATGTCCATGTGCTTGTTACATTTCTTTGCCATAAAAGGTAATGTACCATTGCTTCCAGTCTAGACCAGGGGGTTTTGACCAGTGAACAGTAGCTACATAACTGTGGCTTGATCTCTGGACAGAAAAAAAGTCAAGATTTATATTCTTTTGTTCTTGTTGCTGATACGTAAATAAGTATTTTCATAAGACCTTTGTAAGACTCTTTATGGAATTTAGTtagtttaattgtttatttatttatttatttcatcattattattattaatttatatattcaaaTCATAGCTAGCAGTCTGATAAATGTGCCAGATTTTGCAGAGGTGGAGATTGCACCATGCATCGGCATTAGctattgttataaaaaaaaattgtggtgTCTGTTAGGTTATCTTTGCTGTGCTCTCAGCTGTGCTGATCAATCAGAGACTCATTCAGCTTCAGCGGGCACAGGGACCAGCTGCATGCGACAGTTGACTTCCTGGCTTTCACTGGACACTGTTCTGACTGATGTGAGATCAGACATATTAATGGTCAAGGGTAGGATTTCTGTATGCTGAGCTGgtgaggagagaggaagagacttCTTGTGTTTCAGTGGCTGTAGGCAGGATGCTCCACTTTCTCAGCCAGAACTCATAGAAGGTGATGTCACTTTGTTTTAACAGAGTTAACAGACTACAGATTCTGGATTCTTTCAGTCCATCTCCTTTTTATCAGAGCACAGCCAAAAGCTCTGCAGAGCAAAACCTTCTACTCACTTAAAAGCCTGACCAGTTTACTGCAGACTCATAATATCCAAAGTCAGTTAGTCACATCAGAGTTCCTTTGTGTTGGCCACCACTTCAATAAGCCATTTGTGGACTTTTAGTTATAAGATAAGTGTAATTTCTGGGTCAGATTGTTGTTCTTAGAATGGGAGGAAGTTGGTAAATAAGCGTTTACACACGAGGTTAAAGAGTGAAAATCCTTGGTGATAAGTACTATTCAAAAGCATTTTTGCCTCAACATATGCTGCTATTTAAGCCATATAAAGTGATCATTCACTTCCCAGGTTCCTTACATGTTTCTCTATAGTACTGTACATCTGCTTTTTCTTTATTAGCCTGTTAACACCTTTCCGTATGACCTTTGGTTCCTTCCAGAACATTGGGGTTTATGGCTGGGAACTGCCATGACTGTGTGGTTTTAACATTGCACCTTAAAACTAGCACTGGAAGCATAAAGCTGTTTTCACACTTGAGGTTTAAATGGCATGAAATGCGTTGTTCTCCTCTTGTCGATGCATCTGGATGTTGTTCAGGGTGCAATATGTAGagccatttaaaaaacaactcatcttttgtgtgttttccaggaAGTCTAAAACGAAGCCTAATGGAAAGAAACCTCCTGCCGAGGAGAAGAAGCACTATCTGGATCCAGAGTACACTAAAGCCCGGGTGGTGGAATTTGACCTCAAAGACCTGGTGGTTCTGCCCAGAGAAATAGACCTTAACGAATGGCTGGCCAGCAACAGTGAGTCAACCTTACAAATATGAGCTACCATATAAGCAGATCCCAGTCTGTTCTCATGTCGTCAGAAATGTATGTTTGTCTTGTTAAGTCTTTATTTGGCTGAGTTAATAAGCAAACAGCTTTCTGAGAAGTGAGTTATTGGATACTCTATTTGCTGGGGTTGTATTTCTTAggtatttttttacataattggTGCTTCCTTGATTGCTTTCCCTAGAAGGAAATGGTTTAAAATGTTGGCGTCCGTGCCTTTCCGATAATCGCAGCTTCCTCATGCTTTTATGTGCTTTAATGGGAGATACTGTGAGATTCTCATGTTTTAATACTATAAGAATTACTAAAATATCTTGCTTTACCTACATCGATCCATGAAAATCGCCTTTGATTCTGGCacggcattaaaaaaaacagtaaacaaacacatttctaGACTCGGGGAACGTTACAGCCAGGAAGCTTCAAAgtttttataatgtattatgtcCATACAGATAATTTATGACATACAGACAGGCCAATATTTCAGGCTTGAAATATGAATTAGCCAGCGTGTAACTCAGAAAAGTGGCTGTATTTATGAACCAGTtgccttattaaaaaaaagttgccaATGGAAAATGGCAGGTTTGTTAAATTCCCACACTGATGCCTGTCCAGACTTGGTTTTGACTAATATTTTGAAACTTTTCATAATTGACACGTTTTTCAATCATTTTCCTTTCATGCCCAAAGGAGCAGTTAAACTTCAGCTGATATGTTAGTCTATACAGAAGCATACAGTTTGTTGGGAATGAGCTATCTGTTAATATGAACTGCCTAGTCCATAACATGTATATAACAGCGGCACTTTAGTTGTTACGTATTTCGTGAACTGTAACAATCTTTAAGGTCCAAACATTAATGCATTTTGTGGAGCAGGGTGTATGTGCAGTAACTGGAGCATcctgtaaaatgtttttggtgTTATTGCAGCTCAAGACTACAAATGATTTACAAAATTTCTTCACTGGTCTACAAAAAAATTGTTGATCTGCTTTGGGTTTTAAGGGTCTCTCTCTGTTCAAGTAGATAGCAGCCTGTTCATGTCTtgaatgacttaaaaaaaactgcCTGAGAATGTTTGTGGTTTCATGGTCTTCCTTGTTTGTTTAACGTAAACTCAATTTTGTCTTCCACAGCAACAACATTCTTCAATCTCATCAACCTGCAGTATAGCACAATCTCTGAGTTTTGCACTGGTGACACATGTCAAGCCATGACGGCATGTAACACGTAAGTACCTGAAACCTTTACTTTGGTCAGTAGTGTGATTCATGActaaatacttttattatttattaaacttcaCATGTATGTAAATGAGTCCTATTCTGCCGTTTGTACACAAACGCCCAGTGTTAATATCTGACCTGCTTCCATAGAGttcactgtttttctgaaaagtgaggaaaaaatatattaggATAGGAGTAATTATGAGGGCTGGTTAAATAAGTTCTCATCACCATTTTCTGTAGACCTTTTTGTGGAAATTCTTGTAACGGAACATTTGCTAAAAATACACCTTCAGATATCTGAAAGCAAAACTAGAAATGTCAGGTTGAAGTCACACGTTTTCATGGTTGAATGGGTGGAGAGCCGGATTCCAATGATTACATCCTTCGTCAACATTGTTATTGCTAAAAATTTTCTGAAGCTAATATAATCCTGATCACTGGTCTATGATCCTTTATACTGAAACATCGATTATAATTTCTAATGTTTTGGCATGTGGCATTTTGTTGGGATGTTCTACACTTTAAAATGTCGGTAAACTGCAAAGCTTGATGGATGCTGGATTTTCCACTTTCAAATTCATCACTTAACTTGTTGGCCCTGTCTGGGTAGAACAGGGCTGTTGGGGTTTAAAGGCTTtgcatgttgtgtgtgagtgtttaaggCTTTGTGTATTGAGTGTATACCTGTATGGCAGGTAAAGGTGGTTCATCACCACGCCTTGTCCCTGTAGAACCGGATCTACCACTGAAACCCCCTGCCTCACTTTCAGCTCATCAGAAAACTCAACTTCTAACTAGCAAAGACTCATAAAAACAACCTAATGTGGTTTCTCAATATCTGTAGATCAGCCACGTAGATCAGCCACGTACAGTCTGTTATTTGTAATACAGTGACACACAAACTAtttcaaaaatgttaaaaagatgTTAAAGAAGTGCTTCATATTTACATGTAATAATGAGGAACAgaggctttttaaaaaaaaaaattttcatgaTTTAATTCATGCTAGCAGTTGTTTATATTTGCTGAACTTATAAAGGTGCTGCTGTAAAAAAGAAATCGAATCCgattaaagtaaacaaaaggACACATCAAATATCTgtctaataaatgtttttttattattactagaAAATGTCCAGTTTTCCATCCCTGAGTTTTgtgaggaaaataataaaaggaaatcATGTGATCACATCTCTCACCTTCAGTGTTTCTCAATAATTTGACATTCTCTAAAATAGTGCACGATTGTGTTCTTATGAAATACTTCATTTACCGTCAATATCTATTTTCAGCAGCACTTAAGATTGGTGCCTGTTACGCTGTGGATGACGCTCTCAGGATTGTATGTAGGTGTGAAGATGACGGTTGAAAAGAATTTTCAGGCATTAAGCCAGCTGTTCATCCTGTTCAGCAGGTCTCAGTCTGAGGGCATTGTTTTTGGGCATTGTTTTTGCACTACCAGCTTCCCTTCAATGTAGATAATTATTGCTGCTGAACTTTCCTTTGCCTTAGaagactgcatttttttttaacgccCTGACTGCGTGTTAATGGGAAGATGTTCGTGATTGATAGTAATCAGTGGTTGCTCTAGGTGATTGTCCTGGTTCATGcctcatattcacacacaatcatgaaGAGAATTTCAGGCTGTTACTTTAAATCTAAGGCTTGACAGAAAGGGAAAAGCTTCTGGTGATTTGAGGTCATGTAAAAATTCCTTGTCTTGCCTCTTTTCCCATACAGAATATACTACTGGTATGATGAGAAGGGTAAGAAGAGCAAGTGTACAGCACCTCAGTATGTCGACTTCGTCATGAGTCTAGCACAGAAACTTGTCACAGATGAAGAAATCTTCCCAACAAAATATGGTGAGTGAACCTCAGTGCCATCTTGTGGTCGTGACTAGAAACTGGCCAACCTCAGACCAATCATGTTTGATGGAGAGTAATGTACTCTAGTTTAAGTTTCTACattgaaaaaaatgacataacGAAAATATCTtctgtaataattatttatacatgTTGTATTGTCTAAATACAATATGAATTCCTCCTATACTTTTTCTGCAGGTAAAGAGTTCCCCAACTCGTTTGAGTCTCTGGTAAAGAAAATCTGCCGGTACCTGTTCCATGTGCTGGCACACATCTACTGGGCGCACTTTAAGGAGACGGTAGCCTTAGATCTACATGGACACTTAAACACGTTATATGCACATTTCATCGTCTTTGTGAGGGAATTCAGTCTGGTCGACCCCAAGGAGATGTGCATCATGGATGACCTGTCTGAGGTGTTGTGCACCCCCCTGCCCTCCTCCCCCCAACAGAACCATGTGACTGAGAGATGAGCCACAGCCACTGAGCCCAAGAGTgtggaagaggaggatgaatTGAGAATGAAGGCCCTCAGGAGGGCCGGGCTGCTCACAGGACTCACACACCCTTTGATGCGTGACTATTTAACCACCATAAGAACTGGTCAAAGGGGGAAAGAGGGGATGGCGGTGCCTCCGTTCAGCACGCACTAGTGGGGGAAAATAGCCCCACCTACCTTCTTTGCAGtctaaaaacaatttttttttttaattttaattttaattttttaaaaaaaatgttttttttgcttttatgtttttcactttatttgtatttatttctgctcACATTCTTGGAGGATGTGGTGTTTTACAGGGAGTTTTATTTTGGCCCTTACTGTCTAATACATGAGACTAAAGCGTAG contains:
- the mob2a gene encoding MOB kinase activator 2a isoform X2: MHPQKSSKSGLKCKMVLRAVGKVLRKSKTKPNGKKPPAEEKKHYLDPEYTKARVVEFDLKDLVVLPREIDLNEWLASNTTTFFNLINLQYSTISEFCTGDTCQAMTACNTIYYWYDEKGKKSKCTAPQYVDFVMSLAQKLVTDEEIFPTKYGKEFPNSFESLVKKICRYLFHVLAHIYWAHFKETVALDLHGHLNTLYAHFIVFVREFSLVDPKEMCIMDDLSEVLCTPLPSSPQQNHVTER
- the mob2a gene encoding MOB kinase activator 2a isoform X1 is translated as MEKEAAQKPACSLFYPLTTKTLPGCAKKQSEAPRLVKIRVKIRVLPPCFIMRFKRNGSYTLNRKSKTKPNGKKPPAEEKKHYLDPEYTKARVVEFDLKDLVVLPREIDLNEWLASNTTTFFNLINLQYSTISEFCTGDTCQAMTACNTIYYWYDEKGKKSKCTAPQYVDFVMSLAQKLVTDEEIFPTKYGKEFPNSFESLVKKICRYLFHVLAHIYWAHFKETVALDLHGHLNTLYAHFIVFVREFSLVDPKEMCIMDDLSEVLCTPLPSSPQQNHVTER
- the mob2a gene encoding MOB kinase activator 2a isoform X4, whose product is MDWLMGKSKTKPNGKKPPAEEKKHYLDPEYTKARVVEFDLKDLVVLPREIDLNEWLASNTTTFFNLINLQYSTISEFCTGDTCQAMTACNTIYYWYDEKGKKSKCTAPQYVDFVMSLAQKLVTDEEIFPTKYGKEFPNSFESLVKKICRYLFHVLAHIYWAHFKETVALDLHGHLNTLYAHFIVFVREFSLVDPKEMCIMDDLSEVLCTPLPSSPQQNHVTER
- the mob2a gene encoding MOB kinase activator 2a isoform X3 — encoded protein: MGVLVCCDCFFYRKSKTKPNGKKPPAEEKKHYLDPEYTKARVVEFDLKDLVVLPREIDLNEWLASNTTTFFNLINLQYSTISEFCTGDTCQAMTACNTIYYWYDEKGKKSKCTAPQYVDFVMSLAQKLVTDEEIFPTKYGKEFPNSFESLVKKICRYLFHVLAHIYWAHFKETVALDLHGHLNTLYAHFIVFVREFSLVDPKEMCIMDDLSEVLCTPLPSSPQQNHVTER